In the Commensalibacter nepenthis genome, CAGTTTGGTAGATAAAGCTATTCGTGAAAGTGGATTGGGATTAAATCCAATGCCAGATGGGCAACTTATTCGCGTGCCAATTCCTCAATTAACTGAAGAACGTCGTAATGAGATGGTAAAAGCCGCTGGACGTTATGCAGAAGCTGCAAAAGTGGCTGTGCGCAATGTGCGTCGTGATGGAATGGATAAGACCAAGGCTGCGGAAAAGAATGGTGATATCAGTCAGGATGATGTCAAGGTTTGGTCTGATGAAATTCAGAAAATTACCGATCAATATGTCAGCAAAATTGACGAGGTTCTTGTCGAAAAAGAGCGTGATATTAAACAAGTTTAGTCTGATAGACTGAAACGATATTTTGGGATGGTTTGTTCTTCTTTGGATAAAACTAGCGAATGTTTAAAATTGTCTGAACATAAATCTTTGCCTCGGCATGTTGCAATTATTATGGATGGTAATAGTCGATGGGCTGAGGCAAAATCTTTGCCAAGAGTTGCTGGACATAAAGAAGGGGCGCAAGCAGTCAAGAGGTGCATCAAAGCGGCAATCCAAAATAATATTCCGTGGTTGACTCTTTATGCCTTTTCCTCTGAGAATTGGCGTCGAACCCCAGAGGAAATTGC is a window encoding:
- the frr gene encoding ribosome recycling factor, whose product is MNSAIDSFKHDLAGLRSGRATSALLEPIRVDAYGSVTPITQVASIAAPEPRMLTVQVWDKGLVSLVDKAIRESGLGLNPMPDGQLIRVPIPQLTEERRNEMVKAAGRYAEAAKVAVRNVRRDGMDKTKAAEKNGDISQDDVKVWSDEIQKITDQYVSKIDEVLVEKERDIKQV